aggttcaaagggaaaacaaaatcaagcagaatctaaccaaagcacttgagacaaagtagtctcttcccagctcctaagatgataaaagtgctaacaaatgtgtgaaggataagcataagcttttaatgattccatagcttctaagcggagtattactcaatacttttcatggtcaatcacctaatgagtgtgaaatggggccgtttctaggagaatgaatgcaaggctatattctctaagttcactcatgaaaaccaggaatagttcagggccacaatgaacacaatagagaactaagttctacgagaaaatgaagctgcgttatgcctgttgtctcggtttacataaaacaccggttggttcaagacatcatgttcaccttctggtaaagtaaacccgacagatattaactatgagtggttcaaggcttaaaaacggcaccaactcaaacacagtgaatttttcgcaaacactctcgataagttTGTCTAGTCTAGTAaagattagaataagtatagtttttagagtctatcgagtctgcatttagtctgcatatgttttagaagagtcatttctattcatgtgggggattgttgggcCTAATTATTAAGCTTAATGGCTCAaataatataaggaaaaatgTGAAAACGAAATGGGCCTATGGGTTCTTATAAAAAGTCTTGTTGGCTTTAATGAAATGAAGTTAACAACATCCCTTATTGGTTGGGAGAGTTGATtttgaggagtatatatatgtcttcatgacatgagaggttaaacagctcagaggaagagagagctccccacgcgcgcgccgccgccgccgtccggctcggctcggctcggctcggctcggcgtgggcttggatcttgggtcttgggtcttggtggagggcctccggcccgataagaatattctttttgggCCAAGTTAAgcttaacattttattttaaacaacacgtaGTTCGTTTAAAACAACACGCTGTCTCTCTTCTTGACGATAAGTTTAAACGAGAAAAGATCTTGCGGAGGAAGTTTCGTAACGCCTCGCCTCCGAGATCCTCGCGAGATTTCCGCCAATGTGCGCACGTGCGGCATTAGTTACGGAAAATGActcgtcttctcttctttataaactcgtctcctccttcatttttctttaagttttTACGCAACAAAAAATCACCAGATCCCTCAACGTAAGTCTAGAGAgcgtttcgtagagtttatagttcgataggacgatcacgagtgaggcgtgattcgtctgccatggttgtatcctgggactctatattcgtacagtcctgtctcactaacggagcgaatattttgagttaaggaaagagatcatatctcgactccatgtctctttgcgaatacgatttcttatcgttcttgtattcgtcttttacattcgtttatttccttaacatcgcttttattcTATCATTTATGtcagtccggttttccggcttctacaTCTACAAGCCAAAGTTCACAGCTCGGGACACATGGAACCTATTCAGAACCACTGGAGGAAAGGTAACTTGGCACAAAGGTATCTGGTTTAGTCAAGCAACACCAAAGTTTTGGTTCTGTACGTGGCTAGCTCTGCATAATCGATTGGCAACAGGAGATAGAATGGTTTTGTGGAACACGGGAATTGACGGAAGTTGTATACTCTGTAATCAACATTTGGAAACACGCAACCATCTCTATTTTGAGTGTTCTTACTCCTCCACATTGTGGAAGAAGTTGGTACACAATCTAATGGGGAATTTTTATTCTACTAAATGGGAGGATATTGTACAACAGCTCACACAAGGAAGGACCTCACCAGTTCACAGATTCCTGTTTCGCTATGTATTTCAGGCTGCTGTATACATACTCTGGAGAGAACGAAATGGAAGGAAGCATGGAGACAACTCCCGTTCATTAGATGTTCTGCTTCGGTCAATCGACAGACAAGTGAAGAATAGAGTAATGACCCTAAAGTAAGACAAAAGGATGGTGAATGCTTATCAAAGCTGGATTGGTGTTTTGGGAACATAGGAAATTTTTATAGTGTTTCATTGTTAGAAACCAAGTCATAAAACAAAATAGCTCATGCTGTAAACAagcttatttttcttttgaatctaATTTAACAttctattcaaaaaaaaaaaaagaagaagaccgAAGTAACATTGCATATCaatatgtgtttttttaattaccTGGTCATCGGATCTTGCCGGCGTTTGAAGAGCTTGACGATTAAATCTCTGTACGTTGTAAAGCTCAACGATTTTTTCATAGTTTTCACCCCACCACCGTTGAGCCTGCCACTTGTCGAATGTCTCCCGGCTGTCAAAAACAAGACACAATTAATGGTTTGTTTTAGCTTCCAATGTCTTGAAGTGAAAACATCTGAATCACTTAGGGACATCAAATCTAGCAGAGTACTCCAAGTCTGCACCAAACCATCATACATATCGAAACAGAACATGCGGGCTCTCTTCTAGAAAACTCAAAGATCACACAGAGGGGTATGAGTACCTAAAGCGGATCCGTTTAAGATCATTTCCTCCACTGGGGAGAGAAGCAAATGTGATATGCACGCCTGGTTCTACTTGAGCCATCCACTCTTTAGGCCCTTCATCATCTAGTACCACATCACAAGACTGAGCAGAGATAGATTCCCGGTCGTTTCCATAGATTGAAGTGAACTTTGCCCCTGCTGGATGGTGAGAGGAGTTTATGAAGTCCCAAGCAGGAGTTGAACCGGCACTTCCACCCATGTAAGGGTAGGGAACACCTTCAGAAGCATTGTCAAAATCTGAGAACGGTCTATGTCCTTTCTTCATGGGGCTGCGAGGGGAACCAGTGCATGGCTTGCATTGTTTATAAGCACCAGAGAATTTCATAGCCATATCTTTAATCTGCATAACATTGGTTCCCAAAAACGCATTTTAAAACGCAATCATGTTGAATACAAACATTTCACTAACATTGAAGGAAAAACTCTCAGGCCTTTAAGCATCAAGAGAAGTTTATTTTTAGCCCCAAAGGAATTAAAAGGAGGTATACTATGATAATTCTTAAAAAACATCAATAAAGATATGAGATCTAACATCTAGTTAAAAggattgatataaaaaaaaatcagaacggccatctcttccttttgttttttcttatttgatttACTAAAGAATTCCCCCTACTCTTTAAaccttttacttttttttcctaTCTAGGTAAGAATTCAGTAAAGCCTAtttgagaaaatataatttgatcAGTCTTCATTAGCAATACTCGTAAGCTTTAATCAGCCATTATACTCCTAACAAATATTGAAGTAGATACATAAACTAAAGTTTTTTGAATCTGGGATTGAACTGTTTCAGTAGCTGTTTGACTTTCATGTCTAGTCAGATAGATGGGAAACAAACACTGACATAACCTATTAAAAGAGAGATTGGTGAAAGATTCCAAGCAAGTGAAGTTGCATTTCTGTCTAAACAACAGTGACCAAACTATATCTATAGGTATTTCAAAACAAATTCTCAAAGATAAAGAAACCAATATCAGTAAAATCTATGGAACATACGTCTCCTTATATATTGaaagattaatattttaatcttcAGTGAGATAAGTTAATTGGACCCCCATCTGTGTCTTCGGTTAGTTTCACTGGCAAGGCAATTAGGGAAAAGCaacaaaaaagtgaaaaaaatcgAAGGATAAACTAAGAAAGAAGAGAGACCTGTGTGGTTAAGCTTTTGACGGATTCTTTAGTATTGGGAGTAGTGCCTCCACGCGCTCCGAGTTCTTCACCACCGTCTGCTTTCGTACAAGCTATGCAAGTAAACATCTTTGCCTCTTTTTTCCTGTGTGTTCTCTTTGCCTTTACAGCCCtataagattgtataaaacagagtctacttaaaaataaacatcACGCAACCAAACCTCAATGAATAGTACaacaaaccaataaaaaattacaaGTTGTTTAAATTAGAGAGCTAAGCAATAAAGGGACCCACAATCCGACATATAACACGGTAGATATATAGATTATGTAATCATAGTagacatttatttttgttaaaagttaAGGTTTCTTATAGAATGtaattaaaaaagataaatgGTCCTAGAAAATGAATAGTAGCACACAAATGTAAAACATTAGTTAGAAGTTAGAACATAGAAGGGGAATTTGGATGCCAATTGTCGTTTTTTCTCTAACGAAAAGCACAAGACAAAAGGACAAAGTTGTGACGCATCTCTCTTCTGGTTAGAAAACAACTACTCCAAAGAAAACAGAGACTTGACAGAATgcatttaagaaataaaaatggaaaaacattCCACCATGGTTGGACGTGCGTGTTACCTCAcaggaataaaaaaataagctaCGGAGGTTTATTAACTTAGTGGAGTGATCTTGATTGATACAAAAGTGTTGAAATATAGTTAAAACTACAAATTTGTTAACCTTTGGATCGCTcgtaaccaagagattatgatttgtaatctttccagttatctatgacggtgtaatttcCTATATAAGAAACCTccatgttatgaataaagatagatttttccattacttttataacacgttatcagcacgaaactctaaatccctaaggtAATACCCAAATTGAAAAAccttaaaaccctaaccctagccggcgatccgacgaacctTAAACCCAGATCGCGTATCTTGTTCCCGCAtatgttccagctcgcgtccccgattagcttcagcccaaggcattcctgatcctagctcagacgttcccgacccgagagcagctctagcatgcgacctcttcctcgttcacgacagcatcagacagctcgcgtctgacgatcaaggcgttcccgatcaagcaacaaaggacgtccgcgacccgatagaagcgactcgatccattccagctcgcgttcCGTTCGTGTCtagctcgcggctcaactcctttggtggtgattcaacaatcatctaaggttaaaaggtaattcaaaacctaaaaacccataatcgaacatggattaattgataaagaatgaaaccctaaaatcctaatctttatgaaaaccatagggtaatagatcaaaaccctattgagtaaatcgaagctcaaaagttcgataccccaaaccctaaatcgagattgatctattgatcaattaaaatcaaaaatcattaatggttttgaatctAAAATCAAACCCCTTTGATCTGAAGATCAAattcgaaaccccaaaccctaattcgaattgATAAACTCTAAATAGAATTCGTGTATTGCATAATCCGAattgaatgttttgaggttTCATATTATACTAGGTTAATAGTTTCATGATATAATCATCTGTTCTGAGGTTTAAGATTATTTGCTAGAAgctgattgattgataaaaccctaatttcgaattgaaaccctaaaacctaattTGCGTATTCCTAAAATCAGATTGCTTGATTCGATCTTGCTaatatcagccttgaaactgataaatatcagccttgaaactgattaataaaattgatagaatcagccttgaaactgattgtttaggtttttcatgattgaaaccctatttttggatcgaaaccctaaattatGTAATGCTTGAATTcgtttgattatttttgattattgatccaattgctagtcttgataaaaccTAATTGAATCTGATTGTTAGTCTGGCTAAATCTCATACCTGAAACTGATTGATTAATTGCTAAACCttgattgaatgttttaatattaccCTTGCACATATAGAATCTGATTGCTAAGATTGAGTGCATCATATCTACTTGGCCGTGTGGCCAGTTTGCATCATTTATCATCCTGACCAACATGTTTATGTTATACTcatgatctgattattatcacatttgcatgatctgattgttttaaattgagGTTCCATAATTCCACTCTTGTACATATAGAATCAATATGCTAGGCTTGCATTATAACCATATGGCCAcatgaaaacatatagaaattgCTTGTTTGGTCGATACCCTTGCTTGATAAATCTGTGTGGCCTTATTGCATTATATCATATTTGGTCGTGTGGCTTGTTTGCTTATTAGAAATGTATTGACTTGATAGCATGTCTTGTTTATGGccgtattttaaatattttatgagatctaaaattgattaatatatgatttgagatgtcgaaaataaacttggattttgctgccataaatctctcaggagataattatttgaaatgcGCACTGGATACTGagtttatcctaaagtcaaaggaTTCGGTGAATGAATCACAAAAGGCGATAATgccaaatgagaaagattgatacatggcaatattaattattagccatcatcttattaagagtttcaaagatcagtatctgactatagagaatcctctagacctttggacagagttaaaaaaaattgagatatgatcaccaaagaacggtgttattaccaatgccctatttgattggaggaatcccagaatccaggactataagtccgtggatgagtctattgctagctgggcaaaataatggattactgatgagaaacaatgaattgagacctcctggattaaccccattacctgataccaataaggccgcagaaaaaaaaaaaggtaaccacgtccataatgatagaccacacggtcatggccgtggagggtggaaaggacgtggccatggccactataacacatttggctgtgggaatcactatggcagaggccgtgagtatcaacccaatttgagccatggtcaaggcagtggccgtggtatatcctttaaaccacaaagctcgaccaaatcagtgtaccatagatgtggaatggggaaccattgggctaagatatgaaggactctcaaacatttttgtgacctctatcaaagagagtctgaaagggaagaatcatgaaacccacttggtctataaagatggtgaaataattttgaacatgatcaagatgatcttatggaatatgagacttatgattgcctaaaagaatcaagttgataatctgatttcgacctcaaacttgtgtgattgctttgcttgtatgctttctctgatttttatctccttgaatttatttctattacattgtctgcttagattaaatgaatgaatgatttttctatatgagtacactgaaaaatgccaatataagtactaaagcaggtatcgccagtctgaaagaagactatggctaggctaatatataattgcctaagggtatgcatctagaaatcagtgatgcattatattcacccagctctaagagcaagagcagacTATTGagttaaagatataagaatgaatgatttccatattgaaacaatgggcgaaggaaacaaagagttccttcagatatatgtataaaatcgcccaaggccataataagtcctaaagactatacctggattctctactgacctagactatgcatagatcagtatgatagaggcaaaAAGCGTgcaaaaatatacactttatggcacgaccggattggccatcctggtccaaacatgatgcgaaaattgatattcaaaaggcacacattaaaagataagaagagttatcccaaagaatctcacgtgtgtagcatgtgcacaagggaaactcattaggccatcaccagtaaaaaggctacgagcccctttttcataaataaagactatatgtctagataatactggtgaatacatgtcccaagcgtttaaatgattatggtatgtccatgggggtaagtgtggacaattctgtgatacatgtccataccaagaacggcttggccgaaatcttttaaaacgcaaatagctaattgatagaccataacttatgaggtcaaaactcccattcacagcttgggccacgaaatttacatgcatctaagttaatacgcatcaggacatttagtgagcatagatatcccctatcacaattattaacgggtcaagagccagacataccccatcataagataTTTGGAAGTGCTGTcgatgtactaattgctccaccatagagaactaagatgggacctcaaaaggaggatggggatatatgttggatatgattcttcccttggatatgattcttccacaataataaagtactttgagccaactatgggtgattatatttgaggccaggtacacggattattttaagaccatgaggagaaaaataataaagctggtaaaagaatggtaaaagaaatagaatgaaaTCAACtgtcaatgtcttggcaagatcctcggactaaagaatgtgaaatagacgtccaaagattatacatttacaaagctagctaatcaaatgccagacacatttgctgacccgaaaaagaatgactaagtcatatataaaccagcttgtaaagcaccaacgaatttgatgtccaagaagagacacagtcaagttgctacaaagtctagacaacgtatgaaacgtggtagaccaataggttccaaaagataagaatcctcggaaacaaaagaaaggtgcagagaatgataatcaaaatcaaaatccgaGGTTATTAAGGAAACCATTctagacatggagataaggccggccggctctaaggtacaggtaccaaacaatgtatcttgggacgccaagctgcaaagtattaaagatcattataataatgaatctcaatcgattatatcatgtctggaacataatggaaccaataaggaatgtcgacataagatgatttattttcatacaaggtagcacttgaatttatgaatataagcgaggatcatgaacccacgtcaatataagagtgcacactcgtagaacagattggattgaatggaaacgtggggttaaatagtttaaagaagaaagacgtatttggccatatgattaagacgtcatatgatgttaaaaccagtggatataaatgagtcttgtgaggaatagaaatcgtgagatataaagctgatgttgcacaaggattctcgcaaagaccagtaatagattatgaggagacatactcccatgtggtggacgcaactacttttagatttctcataagtctggctatataagagagaaaattagacttgcaacAAATTGAtatagtgactgcatatttatatggtccactcgataatgaaagtactagagggtattgagctgaaagtacatcaagttctcgagaacaatattgataatcatcaaagtatatgatctgaatatcctaggaacctctggatacaattttccaaacagttgaatatctcaagaaatagtttgagaaaaaagatcttggaaaacaaagttttgtttgggattacaacttgagtacattaacaatgaaatccgtgtgcatcaaatagtatatacagaaaatagtactcaagagatttaatatagaccagtctcacccattatctagtacatgggcgtgagatcacttgttttggacactgatccattcagtccaaaggtggacgataaagaagtcaatttagtcctgagatggacgatgcaaaagtcttgttttagacactgatctgattggtccataagaaggacgatgaagaagcctttgattttggtttattttatactaatcagcctaaagaggggttatttggttttgttgatttgttttcagacaggttatgttttacacatggtggtacacgcatatcacagcaacatcatccaagatttcgtatgtgtgtatttgaggtcgatgactcaatatgttcgatcagattgtggcatagccgatggtaaagaagaaccaactatcatgttcgaggacgaagcatattctgcccaagatcttcatcacctaacggattgcagaaaataagacaggtccaagggaccttcagtaatgtccaaatcagggggagtaatgtgtgttgtaccatttttccttcaccatggttttgtcccaattgggttttcctggtaaggttttaatgaggcaacattaaaacacattacaagctctaaatggttgtGACATCCAATggagagtgttatgaaccagattgtggatggctcataaccaagagattatgatttgtaatatttccAGTTATCTATGATGGTGTAATCttctatataaggaacctctatgttatgaataaagatagactttttcattacttttataacaaaattaaacaGTTTTCCCTTTTTTAAAGAAAGATGTTGGAACTAGAAAAGAGACAGAACTTGGGGATCAGAGGATAGGACCCCAGTGagggaataattttttaattgtgattttttttgttaaccctgaaaaataactttaaaatttttcaagtccttttttttgtcaacaaaattTTGCAAGTCCAAGCACCAAAAATgttagatataatttatttacaagTAACAGAATATTTAAAAGATGATGATAATAGATACAAATGCTTGTCTAtccttttttaattaaaaactagaTGTCgcgcgggtttttgttttcatttatttttatataaacattttgttttcaattctaaattggtatatattataatagatatgtgtctatcaatttttaaaacaaaataagtttACAGTATATtctttcattgaatagattgtttcaaactttcacatgtatttgtatcttcttatatatatatatatattttcggattattatttcattattaaaatcgtaactatatataaagattaataaaatattattttattgtcatattcaaagatattgtaacatttcacaaatttagaaattttttttaaaaataaacttttcccttcatagatttatattatcgagtaaataattaaacatttagtttttatttaatgtttaaataaactatatagtttaaaatttgttttcattagtttaaggtagtaaacattgatcattgttagataatatgatttttgttatttaaaaaaaactttataattttaaaagttaacatcgacaaatatttaaataattaacatatggaggtatagtattacaacattaaattatatctatttaatttatactatctataaattcaatagatcatctattgtttaaatctaattattgatagcccattaaaaatttatggtagacccaaaatttaaatgataagattataaattaaatgtaacatgactttgtAGAAATAGATCCATTagatccattttttaaaaaatcacacatgaattaagattgttacttatattttaatatataagatggttTGAAAGAAATGCTTGTGTTTGCAGCAAAGAGCCCATCGCTCAAGTAACATATCAAAAGTTGGAAGAATAAAGCATTTTTGCAGTAGCCGAgcctgaaattgatgacattttaaaataagattatatTATTCGAGAGAATAGAATCAAATAATATGGTTCAGATTCTCCTCGTGTTTAACACCATTCAagacaagaaaacaaatataaaaaaaaatatgaacacCATTGGAACcactggaaaagaaaataatcaaGAAAATGGAATCTTGACAGTCACGTGtatggaaaaagaaaaagaaaaagagtttagtttctatatttaggGTTCCTTTGTGTGTTGATGGACCAATCTAAAGCGTGTCGAGAGATGAAAGCTACAGATAATGACTGTATTCTACCATactcagaattttttttttttcagcaatcACGAATTAGGAAGAATCGTTGATAAGTAAATTTGATTTGGGTCATATTATTGGATTAACAAATCACTAATCATGTTTAGCCTAATCTTAATTCAAATTCTAGAATAATCTTCCACCTCTTTAAGTTAAAAAACtagatatttttatagaaaattctagataattaaagaaaaacaatgtTAGATATTTAAGTAGAACTAACCAGATTTaggattaaaatatgtaagatattttttaatttggagGCTATAAATATTTACCCTCTCTTCTCATTTTAAATGATCAAGAAAGGATCCAAGTAATAAGAAATCTTCTTCTAAGTTATAAAAAGTTTTCTTCTTCACCTAAAACACTTTTTCTTCAAACACTTAAAACAATTTCTTcattttaacaaagtttttCATTCCAGCAAGTGGTATCAGAACTACAAGTTCCTTTCGAAGATGGCAAATAGTGGTGTTCCCTTTCAAGTTCCATTGCTCACAAAGAGCAACTATGAAAATTGGAGTCTTAGGATGATGGCTATCCTAGGATTacatgatgtgtgggagatagtcGAGAAAGGCTTCGTTGAACCGGAGAATGATGGTGGCTTATGTCAAACACAAATAGATGGTTTGAGAGATTCAAGGAAGAtagacaagaaggctctctgtCTAATCTATCAAGGATTAGATGAAGATACATTTGAGAAGGTTGCTGGTGCAAGGACGTCCAAGGAAGCATGGGAGAAGCTTCAGACATCTTACAAGGGAACAGAACAAGTTAAGAAGTTACGACTTCAAACTCTAAGAGGAGAATTTGAAGCATTACAAATGAAGGAAGGAGAACTCATCTCAGATTACTTCTCAAGAGTCTTGATTGTTACTAATAATCTAAAGAGAAATGGTGAGAAGTTAGATGAGGTGAGAATCATGGAAAAAGTTCTTAGATCGTTGGATTCAAAATTTGAGCATATTGTCACC
The window above is part of the Brassica napus cultivar Da-Ae chromosome C8, Da-Ae, whole genome shotgun sequence genome. Proteins encoded here:
- the LOC106381944 gene encoding protein BREVIS RADIX, encoding MFTCIACTKADGGEELGARGGTTPNTKESVKSLTTQIKDMAMKFSGAYKQCKPCTGSPRSPMKKGHRPFSDFDNASEGVPYPYMGGSAGSTPAWDFINSSHHPAGAKFTSIYGNDRESISAQSCDVVLDDEGPKEWMAQVEPGVHITFASLPSGGNDLKRIRFSRETFDKWQAQRWWGENYEKIVELYNVQRFNRQALQTPARSDDQSERDSTYSKMESARESKDWTPRHNFRPPGVNVPHHFYGRSSNYGHHGVPTMDAAQTTTFSRDEPPSVSNASEMQAEWIEEDETGVYITIRQQAEGTRELRRIRFSRERFGEVHAKTWWEQNRERIQTQYL